The Candidatus Cloacimonadota bacterium genomic interval GCAGGTTCTTGATAAACTGCAGGCAGCAGGAGCAGAGAAAATATCTCTGTCCACGAATTAGGAAGGAATTATGGCAAAGTTATTAAAAAAAACAAGACCCGAAACTTCTATTCCTACTGCTTCCATGTCTGATATCGCTTTCCTGTTATTACTCTTTTTTATGGTTTCCACAGTTTTTGTCAAAGAAAGAGGATTAAAGGTCAATATGCCGCAAGCTGCATCTATACAGAAGATCCCTCGCAACAATGCAGCTACGATATATGTTACCAAAAGCGGAGCAATTTCCATCGATGATTTTAATGTGAGCATCCCTGATGTTCAATATAAAATGTATCAGAAGAAAGCAGAGAATTTCAATACGATCGCCTGTTTCAGGACAGATAAAGATACTAACTACGGAATAATGTCCGATATTATGTATCAACTCAGGTTAGCCGATGTTTTGCGGGTTTCATTTGAAGCGAAGATGAAAAGGTAGGTGATCATGGCGAGTAAGAAATTTTCAGATTGGAAAGATGTTGCAGACAGTTATTTTGAAAAAGCTTTAAGCCTGGCAATATTGATCTTGCTTTTTGCTTTTCTGGTTTCTCCCAAAATAGAAGTAAAACCATTTGAAAGAACAGTTAAAGTATCGGAAGCGATCGATATTCCACCTGAGATCAAAGATAAAATAAAGCCACCGGAACAAACAGTAAAACCGGTGATCGAGATCATTGTTGATGATGAAGCTTCAGACGATGAAGATGAAGACATTGAAATTATTGAAACAATTGAAAGCACTTCTCTTGATCCGTATGAACCGGTGAATGTTCCTCAAATTGGTAAAACTTCAAAATTTGCTGTTTATGAAGATCCACCCGAACCTATTAAACAGATTCCTCCCGTTTATGCCGATCACTTTAGAAGAATGGAAATTCAGGGTCAGGTCTGGCTGGAAGTCGAAGTTCTGGTCGATGGAAAAGTAGGAGCTATTGAGGTTAAACAATCTCTTGTTTCCGGTCCTGGTGGTCTTGACGAAGCAGCTATAAATGCCGTTAAACAATGGGAATTTACACCTGCTAAAAGCGGTGGTAAACCGGTTGCCTGTTGGGTAACTTTCCCGGTCACATTTAGTCTCGAATAAATATACATTGGAGGATTAATATATGAAATTGATTTTTAAATATCTGCTTGTCTCGCTTATTCTAATTCTGGTTTGTTCAACTCTTCTCGCAAGACCTGCCGACAATAATGGTAGCGCAGATAAAAAACTGGATC includes:
- a CDS encoding biopolymer transporter ExbD, with translation MAKLLKKTRPETSIPTASMSDIAFLLLLFFMVSTVFVKERGLKVNMPQAASIQKIPRNNAATIYVTKSGAISIDDFNVSIPDVQYKMYQKKAENFNTIACFRTDKDTNYGIMSDIMYQLRLADVLRVSFEAKMKR
- a CDS encoding energy transducer TonB: MASKKFSDWKDVADSYFEKALSLAILILLFAFLVSPKIEVKPFERTVKVSEAIDIPPEIKDKIKPPEQTVKPVIEIIVDDEASDDEDEDIEIIETIESTSLDPYEPVNVPQIGKTSKFAVYEDPPEPIKQIPPVYADHFRRMEIQGQVWLEVEVLVDGKVGAIEVKQSLVSGPGGLDEAAINAVKQWEFTPAKSGGKPVACWVTFPVTFSLE